One window of the Dethiobacter alkaliphilus AHT 1 genome contains the following:
- a CDS encoding glycosyltransferase family 2 protein: MLTAVVPALNEEQRIGCVLRRLLRIDDIKIIYVILNGSNTATRHEVDELYRQNRQKITVVTFTEPLGIDVPRAVGAKLSYCGGATYTIFVDGDLVGDITKDLSLFINNSVKKQLDLALMDCYPLKPIPNLLNEPMFFYRRYLNQTLKIEHKINIASPSHGPHMVSRRLLRLVPWEDFCIPPTLLAYAVLHKLQINIAGRIPHACLGSQIKNGTHTHLIVDTIAGDCLEAACIAKNISRSRTYEGKTYLGYHQQRRFDLLHQFLAGRLMC; the protein is encoded by the coding sequence ATGCTAACAGCTGTGGTACCGGCATTAAATGAAGAGCAGCGCATAGGCTGTGTGTTAAGGCGGCTGCTGAGGATTGATGACATCAAAATAATCTATGTTATTCTTAACGGTTCAAATACTGCTACCCGTCATGAGGTTGATGAACTTTACCGGCAAAACCGGCAGAAAATCACCGTTGTTACATTTACTGAGCCCTTGGGGATTGATGTGCCCAGAGCGGTAGGGGCAAAGCTATCCTATTGCGGCGGCGCTACCTATACCATTTTTGTGGACGGTGATCTGGTGGGAGACATCACAAAAGATCTTTCCCTGTTCATCAACAACTCCGTGAAAAAACAACTGGACCTGGCCCTGATGGACTGCTACCCACTCAAGCCCATTCCCAATCTCCTAAATGAACCGATGTTTTTTTATCGCAGATACCTTAATCAAACACTAAAAATAGAGCACAAAATTAACATAGCATCACCGTCACATGGCCCCCACATGGTGTCCCGCAGACTTCTTCGCCTGGTTCCCTGGGAAGATTTTTGCATACCGCCCACATTACTGGCTTATGCGGTACTGCATAAATTGCAGATCAACATCGCCGGTAGAATCCCCCATGCCTGTCTGGGCTCACAAATAAAAAACGGTACCCACACCCACTTAATTGTGGATACCATTGCCGGAGACTGCCTGGAGGCCGCCTGCATTGCAAAGAACATCAGTCGCAGCCGAACATATGAAGGGAAAACATACCTTGGCTATCATCAGCAAAGACGATTTGACCTATTGCATCAGTTCCTGGCCGGCAGGTTGATGTGCTAA
- the yabG gene encoding sporulation peptidase YabG, protein MFRVGDVVGRKSYGMDILFKIVQIDMRKKTATLKGLDMRLLADAPLDDLVSPDSGDLQEYKSRSEKAQKDCISKIYKRRSLERERLRGKSGRSPDEFFELPGKILHLDGDEDYLHECLRAYRALQLDAAGYYFPEKEQPEKIWGLLHEHRPDILILTGHDAFKKNKKDFTDLKSYSNSRYFVEATRKARQYEPAKDDLIIFAGACQSHYEAILAAGANFASAPQRVLIHAMDPVFITEKVAFTSINESVNIYEVIKNTITGLDGIGGVETKGKFRLGLPKSPY, encoded by the coding sequence ATGTTTAGAGTAGGAGATGTGGTGGGGCGCAAATCCTATGGGATGGATATCCTTTTTAAAATTGTCCAGATCGATATGCGTAAAAAAACCGCCACATTAAAAGGGCTGGATATGCGCCTGCTGGCAGACGCTCCTTTGGATGACCTGGTCTCTCCCGATTCCGGGGATTTACAGGAATACAAATCTCGCTCAGAGAAGGCGCAAAAAGATTGTATTAGTAAAATTTATAAAAGGAGAAGCCTGGAGCGGGAGCGGTTGCGGGGAAAGAGCGGACGTTCCCCCGATGAGTTTTTTGAACTCCCCGGGAAAATACTGCATTTGGATGGAGATGAAGACTATCTTCACGAGTGTTTACGGGCATACCGAGCGCTACAGCTGGATGCGGCGGGTTATTATTTTCCAGAAAAAGAACAGCCCGAAAAAATCTGGGGACTCTTGCATGAGCACAGGCCCGATATCCTGATTCTCACAGGGCATGATGCCTTCAAAAAAAACAAAAAGGATTTTACCGATTTAAAAAGCTATTCCAATTCCCGCTACTTTGTGGAGGCCACGCGTAAGGCCAGGCAATATGAACCGGCAAAAGATGATCTGATAATTTTTGCCGGCGCCTGTCAGTCCCATTACGAGGCCATTCTGGCGGCCGGTGCCAATTTTGCCAGTGCTCCGCAGCGTGTTTTGATCCATGCCATGGACCCGGTTTTCATTACTGAAAAGGTGGCCTTTACCTCCATAAATGAATCGGTTAATATTTATGAAGTTATCAAAAACACTATCACCGGCCTGGATGGAATTGGTGGCGTAGAGACCAAGGGAAAATTCCGCCTGGGTTTGCCAAAATCTCCCTATTAA